Part of the Lates calcarifer isolate ASB-BC8 linkage group LG6, TLL_Latcal_v3, whole genome shotgun sequence genome, AAGTATTTAGTGGTTAATATGTCAACGAGCAGGTGAACGTTCTTACTTGCTCCCCCAGCTGGTGTTTATGCTCTGCCACGGTTTTCTCCAGCTCTGAAATCTTTGTCTGTTGCTGCTGGACGACGCTCCGCAAATGTTTGATGCAGTTATGGTTGGGCAGCTCATCTTTGGGCATCTCAAGCCTgcaagagaaggagagagagaataacaggagaggaaatggaggaTTTAGTACCACATCATACAGAAGACAGGTCATAAATTATTGTAAATAACTTATTTACATCATTTTACAGCATAAATATTTAATGGTGATTCTTCTTcctcttattattattcattcattaggACAGAACTTAGGAACTGGTCAACTGGGTGAAGAGGAATTCATTATAAATGCACCCAACAGTTGCAAAGCAGTGTAGATTTTCTGCCAAATGGAAGCCACTCACCCACATCCCTCCTCACAGTTGACAGGCCGTTTGGGGTTGTGCTCACAGTCTTTGAGGTGTGACTGCAGCTGGTCCAGCCGCAGTGTGGCCGTGCAGCCAAAGCTTGCATTGTCACAGCTGATCTGGAGTTTGGACAGCATGTTGCGCATGATGCGGGGCACAGGCCGGAGGTGAGCTAGCGTCACTACTGTGCGATCAACAGGACAAATCTGCTGCTGGGCGAACCACTGTGTTATACAGGCATTGCAGAAGGCATGCTCACAGTGTGGAgcctgaaaagaaaacaagaacacagaaaattattgttattatttctaAAAAAATTCAGGTATAATCAAGGGGATCTTTCAGACGGGGACTTGCCTGCACTGGTTCTTCTAGCACTCCACTACATATAGGGCACAGCAGGTCTTCGTCCACCTCCCCTTGGAACCTCGTAACGTCGTACCCCATGGTACATCACTGGGACCCACAACCTCCTGAGAAACACACAtccaaaacatttaattgcaAGATAGAGCTGTAgatctttctctgtctcccacacacacatttatatattttaagttTACCTCACTCACAAAAGGCCTCAAATGCTTCCATTCAGCTCTTGATGTATTGCTGATGCGTCACATCTGGCAGAAATAATCTGTCtggtgaaagagacagacactccctgcaaaaaaagaaaaaaaagataatattcATACCGATTATACTGGTTGGATTACGGTTCGACTGATCTTATGCTATGTATAGCCAAATCATGAATACAACATGGATGCAGCTTATGCACAGACATATCTGAATGAGGACAGTTTTATCATAATCAGACACAAACGACTCTTTACTATGATGCCTCTATAAAAAGGATTAAATCACTAGAGATCTGCTATCCAATCAACACATCTTGTCACATTATTTAATCAATAAAAGCTGTAAATGCACAATGACTCAAGGAACCTGAGCACACATCCATATTCATACACATCCGAGAGCCCACGAGCGATGTCCTTGATCCCTAACGCTGTGTGGGGTTTAAACGTTATCCTCGAtatgagaagctgcagcagctacTAGCTCTCACATCTGAATAGAGGATCCTGTTGTCCCAGCTGACTGGTGGCTGACCTAATTTCAGTGGAAGCAGCACATACCGGTCTGGAGGCGATTTACAGATCCTTTCCCCCCCGCATCGCACTCAGCATGCCTTGCACACAAGCTAACCCTCCATGGTAACGCTATGGCTACGTGTATGATCTTATTTCCCTGTTAACACTACACCAGATCGCAGTGCCTTTGGGTTTATGACGAGCTTAGCTGTTGCCACCTTGAATAAACAACCCAGTGTCTGGATCCAGGTATAAATATAGCTTGTTCGTCATGAATTAAAGGTGGCTAACGcttgctaactagctagccctGTTAGCGTCCACGGCACCGTTGGTTTCCTCTGGATATTAGCTACCGAGCTAACCAGACAGAGCTTAGTCTGGGCAGACTACACAGAGAAATAGTTGTTTACAGTCACCCACGTTAGAAGAAAACACCACAACGGACGGATATACTCACTTGGGCATGTAGTAAAACAGGTCCCAATCACGACGTTTATGTATTTACGGACGTCCTACTGTATCTAGTAGCTCGTTAGCCACGTCCTGTGCTACATCCTACGCTTCTGCGTCGTTTCTACGCAGGCGGGCGGGGACGTCATGACGTACTCAGAGAGCTTTGAATTGGTCCATCTCTCTTATTTATCTAATTTTCTGCTACTTAGTACTTCGACTaaactacatttcagaggcaaatatcGTACCATTTACTCCACTGTTTGATAACTTTACTCTCTAACTGTGGtcttataatataatatatattaaagaTGATGAGTACTTtcactttaagtacattttgctgataatactgtAGCACAAGAATTTTAAATGCATGACCTTTTCTTGAAACAGTGTTTCCAATCCAATCTGTATTACTCCAAAATGTGCTAACATATTTATTCAAAAGACCAAAATATGATAAACGCAACACTAAAACTAACAATAACCAGTGAAATATgaattttatgtgtttatgatATAAAGATTATGTTATACTTGGGCTTATTAGCATGTTTTAGCAAAAAAATTCTAGTCTAACTCCATGATGTGTGTATCTAAATGAAATGTGGAATTGATTGATATTTTTCATGAAATTCTCATGTTctttattcattcagtcatttgcaACACATCAGGTGTGTCTCACCACATGTCTCTTTCTCAGCCCTGCACAGTTGCAGTGCTCCATTTGTGACAGAAGGTAAACAGGAAGGAAATGAACGGCAGTCGGCgtgcagagagaaagtgtgcTGTGTGCAGAGTGTGTGAGGATACAGTtgaacaggaggaggaacaggttGAAGACATGAGTCAATACCAGTGTGACTGCACGTTCCAACTCAAGTTTATCTTACTtcatactttttatttaatttcagaaagaaatattttactttttactccactacatttgtaggattttgattttaaacacaaaacatataacaatttataaaatatgaagcattgttacagattaaacaacTTGTatgagcattttttaaaattgtagtatttctacttttaatAGAGTAAAAGATATGAATACttcttcaccagctgctcttAACAAACCATGTTGTGTTAAGGTGGTGGTAGTGTTTGCACATTAATGCACAACTGGTTACGGTGatatttacttttctttattgtttaAGCAATTGaatctttgttttcacttgCATCTGTATGTAATAACAGTGGTGTTTTGTAAATCTGTGTCAGCTTGTTAATGCTTAAATTAAAGTATGAATTAATTCAATGTTCTGCATGATCATTTTCAGGTATATTTGAGtatatttcactgttttcattctttgttttcaaatattACAAGGTATTCTGACAACACAGCATTGTACTTCACGTTCAAACTGTCCGGGGAtaaataatttgaaaatgatGATCCTGCTGATTAAAACAAAGAGTTATGGTCTGAAACATATCCTGCAGCACAACTAAATGAGGATAAAGTGCTGCAAAAAACAATTCAATTTTCTTTGCACCATCAACTCTCTCAGTTCCTCATTTGAGTGAAgtcaagaaacaaaacaagaaaacaagaaattCTTTCATTCTTTAACAATTATTAATTTCGTTTTGCTCCAAGCTATACACAACAAACTCAAGATAAAATCATGTGAATATGAGACCACCaagaaatgttaattaaaaaaaaaaaaccctgcagacTCTGGAAATATTTAGCAATAGCACTTTATTGAACACAAACAACCCTAAGCCACAATACTGAATGACAAGACCAATTGGCTGCagcaaacattttataaaatagaTTCAGGTTTAATGTCactaaattgttttttttttttcttttaatgtcagAAAGACAGATGCAGGTTTTTCCAAAACAGTGAATGATCttttacatatttaacatttttgtaaCAAATTATCATTCACATGTTCACACAAAGGAATAACAAGGCAAAGTGCTTTCAGGATTGCATTGtcgaaaaaaacaaaacaaaacaaaacaaaaaaatgaatggcTTGAGGTTTAGGTGAGACAGTgtggtgtggggtggggtgtggtgtggtgtggggtggggtggggtggtgggggagtAGGGCATGGGTGCGTTGGGTGGGTAGGGAGGGCCTTGTCAGAAAAACCTCAAACCTTTCACCTTGACCTGTACCCCTTGTAGTCaaactgaatgtaaaatgtCGGGGCAGTGTGGAGACAGATGCCTATGTAGCAGAATTTGGTTCAGAGTGGACAGATGGATTCGAAGGCATACGGCTCGAGGGGCTCAAACTCACCCTCGGTACAGAATTACAAATCCACCTATTACTATCTTTCTTGTGACAACCTGTGGTACCTGTGGTATCATTAACAACTGCAGGGCAATCGACGGCTGACCCAGAATGAAGCTGTAAACGTTGAAATAGAGTGTACTAATCGAGCTAGATAGGGAAGTATACGCACAAAGAGGAAACCAAAGAAATAcatggtgttaaaaaaaagccAATGCATGGTTATTCATTTTCTAAAAGATGATTCCTCTGACCATTCGCCACTGAATGTTAAAGGGGGATAGACTATCATCATAATCTGCATCATAACATTGTCTGGCTTCACATTCCAGTGGTATTTTGTCGTATAAATGCTtctcataaatatttttttcaacgTCAAATagacatatacacatacagcacaaccaagcacactttttttttttaatgtataacTACCATTGCTTATGATAAATCTGTATTCCTGCACTGTGAtacacgtttttttttttttttttaaagtcagtaCAGGTGGAGAGACAAACAATACTCAAGGCTGCAAAACAAGGAGGTAGGAGAAATGCTACTGAAAAAACAGCAAGTGATGCTAAGATGATCGTTCACTTAAATAATCGTGAGATACACCAGGCGTCAGCTCGACTTCTTTGAACCATGCTAGTGCCAACAGCTGCTAGTCCAGTCAACGTTTCAGGAGCGCTGTATAACAACTGTTCACCTTTATCTCAGGGATTATTGGTTGGACCACCAAATTATGATGCCGCACAATAAATCTCAAAATTGCACCTGCTGCTTTTTCCTGATAGCTCCTGATGCCGATCGGGGTAGCAGCTGCTTACTAACCGAATAAATCTTAAAGGCCCCACTCGGCCCTGCAAAAGAATTTTTAAATCGTGTCTTAACCCTATATTTCCAGACTGGTCGTGTTTTAAATTGGCTAATTTTCAACATTGGTCCTGTTGTCATCACAGGTCTAGAGACCACGCTGCTGGTGATGGCATTGACtccttttacacacacagtagagTAGTATATTTGCAGATTTGTAAATGAGGTAATCAGCGTTAGGCTAAATAGGGAACCCTGTCATTGACACACATGCCCACTTCATTCACCAGCAAAGCAAAAAAGATTTCCTCAATCAGCGGGACAGGACTGTGGAAAATGAAATCAACTTTGGAATGTTGGGTGGACGagccaactttttttttgtttttatttttttgttgtgaagGTGCACTGTGAAACTATTTGATTGTAACTCATCACATGCCCTGATACAGAGTCCTTCTACTCGTGATAAGGGCTCCTTTGTATTTCCCCAGATAAGCCACTCAAAGTAAAACAGGCAACCCATTATcgatcaactttttttttttttaatttgcaatgAATTAAGGCTGCCTCAGCAGCAGATCAATGCCTGCTTTAAGTCCAGTTGTGAGAGGATTGTTAATAGCTTGTGAGTTGCAATGAGGTGGCAACATCTACAGTGAAGCGGactaaacataaaaacatgaaaatgtcactaCTAAAATGTCACAGAACATGCAGTATACATCCTTTCCTACAGGAGGCTATTCCTAATAGCACATTCAAGGGGGCTCCTAATGGGCAAATTCTCTGATATGGCTCTGCTTTAGAGTAATCAAGCTTGGTGTGAGACTACTTCCATCGTGGGCTCACAGAAGGAGCAAGTCGATAAGGTGCTCCGTCAGAAGATTGCTGCCTTATTTCACCTGCACAAATACTTTTGTGTCATTCAGTTTCAACAGGTTCAAACAGTAAACACCGGAAagtgtttttgaacatttgttttccttctgtAAATACataccccaccccacccccaccccccaaagaCACATCTTCTGCTGGTGAAAACAAACGGCACTTTCAAGGGGAATGTTTCTCTAAAACCACAATCACAGGACCTCCAAGTAACAAATTCTGAAAACACATAGGCTATACAGTAGATATAAATCTCATGAGTATCTTAACTGTACAAGCTTTAGGCTACACGCTGAAAAGGGAGGGACACATAAGAACCCTTAATGCTTAACATTGAAAACAAATATAAGGCATTTCATATTTCCTTTTATCCGCATACATCACTGACAGCAGGTCTAAATATTtttgagaaaacatttcattcaaggaggaagaggatgcaTATACACATCTACACATGCAAATGAACATGTCTACCGACTATAAACCAGAAGTCCAGACTACAATACCATCCataagaaggaggaggaggaaaaaaaaatgcacctaCTCAAAATCTATCGCTCAACTTGTGCGCGGTCCTTTTCTCCGAGCAGGCAGCTTTAAAAGTTGGATATTGATCACAGTTTTAAGAATGGAATATCACACACTCCACTATCAAATGCCACCTCTCTGAATACAAACAAGAGGACCACTTGAAATCCTTCATTTGCTACAGACGAGTGACTTTCGGTGTTAACAAAAAGGGcatattaaataattatttttcaacTGAGGAAGCAATGATAAACAAAAGGTTATTGCactttttatcttttgtctatTTCAAACGAGGTCAGCTTGAGAGAAGATGATTCATGCCTTAATGTCGTAGTAAGACAACAAATGTTACGTCACTTCTATAGTATGATCACACGGTTATTAACACTGCACACAGCTACTACTGCAACCCTACTTGTAGTCAGTCTATCctaaataacacaaaacaatcTCCACAATCAATTCGCAACACAGTCACAACAGTTTGCCTAAACTTGATCTTGAACGCAGGTACCGCATCATTTCACAACTCTGGTTTTCAGAATTGTGAAGTTAATAGTCGTCGATGAATACCAAAAAGAGTTGAGAAGAACAATCAGAAGAAGCTCTGAGACGATGGTCTTTCTACAGTTAATGTGTTACTGACAATCAAACCTCTTTTCAAACTTTTCTGCACTCAAGAGGAGTCGGATGTTTTTGTCCCCCTCACATTTCACTTTGCCGAAATTTTGGTCTACAGGCTCCTTCTCTCCGTGGTGTTAGGGAGAGACAAACTGAGCCCCGAGGTGCCTTCTTTGGGATTTGTGCTTTCGTACAACTGATCTCCATCCATTCAATGTTTGATGTGCCCTAAATTGCATCGGTTATGTGCACCTTATTCTGCCACTCAGTCACTGGAAATACATCATGGAATCCAGACTACTACAGTTATACAGGAGTTATTTAggctttttcttgttttttaaaatcactcaGATCACATAGGGTTGAGATAATCATGCTCAGAGGGTGTGTGAGCCTATCTACTGTAGTCCTGTATGTTCAGTGTAATTTCTTTTTCCCATTATAAGGCTTCTGGGAAATACAAATGGAAGACCGTACCTTTCGGTAGTAACAAATAAAAGGCACCATGCCACCACTGTGCTCGATATTACACAGGTCCTATTGGTGGGAGGGGGGGGATTAATAACCAAGTGTTGAGGCAGGGAAAGTGGTCAAACTAGCATTAGTCATACAGTAAAATTGTATTGTTTTGACTGAGAGAGGTAAAGTTTTATAGCTACCTTCATTTCCTACCTTAAATTAGACTGTACCCTTCACCCTATATGACTTGCACCAGGTAACAGACTCATCTGTTGGTTATAATGAAGAGAAACATGTTCAAACAGGGAAACTATGATTttctgttctttaaaaaaaagggacTTGTGCATGTTTAGGTTTGACATGCATATATTGAAAAGTTACTgtcacacacacgcgcgcgcgcacacactaTAAGAGAAATCTACACGACTGGCATCAGGAAAAGCAAGAAGAAATCACAGAGGATCAATGTCAGCGTCGTCACACAAAAGATCACTGATGAGGTAAAACTGCAGGTCCAATAAAAAGTACAAGGTGCAGTTGGCTGCCCCTTTGTAAGGTAGGAAACATGAGACATCTGCCAACACTAATCTAACACTTCCGCGTAGATACATCTCTGATTTAGGCTGGTTTAAGCAGAATTACACTACCCACGACAAGATGGATCACAAGATTTTAACTCTTTGTTAGCATAGCTGTACAAGCATTATTCACCAGAATTTCCTTTATCCgtctgaagtttttttttttttttttttttgaggtaCACCACTTTTATCCCCAGTGTCATTTGGCTCTGGATAACAGAGAAGCCAAAGTTGATTGTTTACGAGTGAATtctgaattcattcattcacagtgGCAAATATGGCGATATCCTAACCTCTCACAACAATCTCTGCACCATGGCAACCTTGAGCTATGTGCTACCTCAATTGATTTGTGTGCTTCTCGACACCCACAGATGTCTGTAAGACCAAAATTAGccaaaaaaattttttttagcAATCCAACCAAGTAGCATAACTCTACAGGTGATGCAACTTATCAGGTACTGCCAGGtatcatttccattttcagctTTTAAGGCAAAAGGCTCAACAGTGGATCAGAGAGTTGAATTGAAATTTGCCATTTACTTCAAGTAAGAACCGAGACATCCATTGAGGCAAATCAATtctatactgtatataccaTGCTTTTTTTGGACatcaaaaaacttttttttttaaatcctggtaacacacacattataaacCATCttgttaaacaaacacacaacctaGGGATTGCTTTGCCAATACCAAAGGGACTAACTATGTTCTCCAAAAATGTCCAATTATAAAATAGACTTCTACTGACACCAAATTTTAACAGAATACTTGCATTTAAGTACTAATATCCCATGCAAATATTTATATAGTTTTTCTTTGACTAATATAATTGGTGAAAAGACATGCAGCTCAACACAAAACTGTAATAATCCTGCCTACTTCTGAATAAGTTACTGACCAAGTAAATATGATTTATGTCTAAAGGCAAATAAAGGTTTCTATGGCACTAAATGGGTGTAGCTTAGGTGCATTTTTGTCAAATATAGGCTATTTACGAGTATGTGTGATCATATCTACTGTAGACCTTTTATGTCCCTCTCgttttactgtactgtaagGCAATCTCAATGGAATGGATGAACATGAATGTTAAATTCATCTGAACTCTTGTCCTCTGTTTACCTTGTAGGCTACACTCCACACAAATATATGTATAGAGAAAGAAGAATGATATTACACCACAGCAGGCCTATACTCCAACAATaatgccaaaaagaaaaaagagaaaagaaaacccTATCCAGACCCTCAATGCAGGAAGACtactacacatactgtataatatgTAGAGAATTAGGTTATTACATGCTACCTGTATAATCATATCTACGCAAGACAAATGAAGAGCAACAGTTTAAAGTCGGGAGAAAGCAAATTGTCCTGCTCTAAACTGACCCTACATTCATTTCAGTCAGAAAAATTCATGGCTCAGATTTGATGGTCAGACTGTAAACTGCTTGAACATATGCATAAATCCATTGCTGCTTTACTAAGAGGTTTTCCCCTCTCGACATGTTTTGGCAAACAGGCCTTATTTGTGACCAAAGATTATAACAATCTAACCCGCATTTAAAATCTTCCATTGGCATTTATGCTATGATTTACTGAATTGGCCTAAATGGATGGCAGTGCAATATTTGTGCTGCACACTATTACACACACGCTCTATTGCTACAATTGGACCTTTCATTGCTTTCCGACTCCAGATATATTGTATATGCTccatttgtttaattgttaaCTATATCAAAATTGTGATCTGGCTCCATGCACAATCACTCAGTTATCACTggtacacacaaataaaaaaaaagcatgtatAAGAATACTGTGATACAACAAAAGGATTTCAGTTACAACTTGTATAGTTGCAAAGGGGCAATGGCTCCATTTACTGGTCAGATAAGGACATCACAAGAGAAAAAGAATCCCTGCCTGAACAGACCGGTCTGACAGCACCTACAGATGGCAGAGAGTGTATGTAGAGTATTTTGAGGAGCCTGCCTGAGGTGTCTGTTGAATCACTGGACTGACTTTAAGTGACTTAGGCCAGAGTCTGTATTATTAACAGTAGGCTGGGTAATGTAACCTTGTCACTTTGTTGGGCCAGTTGCCCAGAAAAagataacaaaagaaaagtcagtGGGCAGTGGACACTGTCCCGAAGTGCTTAGAGacacttatttttttaaataatgcattGTTAGAGAACAATTTTGTTGCAGCCTTTGCTTGTCTTTTTGCAACCCTACCTTCCTGtattcagcagcaacacacatgcatgtaaacataaGTACATACATTACATCTGCTCTTTTGCACACTTAGAACCTGAATGTACTAAAGTGCGTGCTTGACTATCTAATTAAGTGCTGTGGGATTAGGGTTAAAAAGGAATTAAATTATGGAACATCCcatcaaaaaaaatgtagaCATAATCATCTTGCTGAGATCTGATTGGATTAATAAATTCTGCCTGCTGCTTCAGCACAGATCCtgagattacaaaaaaaaaaaaacctatgtACCTATCCctaatactaacaataatataACGGTTCTCCTGAAGAGACCAAAGGCTGGGGGTCACCAATTAgttccatttcatttcagtcagttatGGAGGTCAATTGAATTTCCAACTACAAATCTACGACACTAACTCTGAGAAATCACTGCTCTGAAATGGACTTAATGTCAGTTTTAGTCAAGTCAAGTAAAATACAATAACGTGAAGACTTTTTCGCAGGGGTATTTAACAACAAAGCCTAGTCTAGGTCCTCATCTCTCATCCAGTCAACTAATGTGTGCAATTGTGCCACTTCATTACCAGTGGATATGAAGTTATCACGCCAATGAAAACAATCTTACTCAGTGTAATTTAACCACCAGcagatggtttaaaaaaaaaaaaagacgacaTAATAGCATAGATATAACATCTAAAAGTCACAAACAGCTCTAGTGGTCCGATACAATCATCTTTAGTATGCTTAGTA contains:
- the rnf41 gene encoding E3 ubiquitin-protein ligase NRDP1, with the translated sequence MGYDVTRFQGEVDEDLLCPICSGVLEEPVQAPHCEHAFCNACITQWFAQQQICPVDRTVVTLAHLRPVPRIMRNMLSKLQISCDNASFGCTATLRLDQLQSHLKDCEHNPKRPVNCEEGCGLEMPKDELPNHNCIKHLRSVVQQQQTKISELEKTVAEHKHQLGEQKRDIQLLKAYMRAIRSANPNLQNLEESIEYNEILEWVNSMQPARVTRWGGMISTPDAVLQAVIKRSLIDSGCPLSIVNDLIENAHERNWPQGLATLETRQMNRRYYENYVAKRIPGKQAVVVMACENQHMGEDMILEPGLVMIFAHGVEEIL